DNA from Methanomassiliicoccus luminyensis B10:
ACGGGGCGAGGTCTTGAAGCAGCAGATCGGCCGGAAGATGAGCTTCGTGGAGTGCCGGGAGTCCCGCGGCCTGGGAGTGGGCGGGGGCCTGGCCCAGAAGGCCACCATCTCCGAGAGCGGCAGGGACGTGGTGGCCGTGGCCATGGGTCCCGGCAAGAGGCACATCACCAAGCCGGTGTGCGAGATCACCTATGCGCTCAGAGAGGAAGGCATCGATACCAGCGTCATAGTCATCAACGCCGGGTCCGGCGTTCCCGCCGACGCTCCTGACGTGAGCACCGGCTCCATCTTCGGCCTGGACCCCATCGAGGTCGATAGGATCCAGCAGTTCAAGGTCGCGCTGATCCACCTGGGGAACGTGCGCAACCACATAATCTACAAGGCCAGGTTGATCCTGAGGAATGTGGACCTGCCCGCGGTCATCGTATGCCAGGCTCCCGTGGACTTCGAGGAC
Protein-coding regions in this window:
- the mcrC gene encoding methyl-coenzyme M reductase I operon protein C, which encodes MSFVECRESRGLGVGGGLAQKATISESGRDVVAVAMGPGKRHITKPVCEITYALREEGIDTSVIVINAGSGVPADAPDVSTGSIFGLDPIEVDRIQQFKVALIHLGNVRNHIIYKARLILRNVDLPAVIVCQAPVDFEDFARIGIKTRLVMPTKENIATKGRIEEIVTGVVRGTTAPQNKLDEIVSKVRANL